DNA sequence from the Sulfurimonas sediminis genome:
AACCTGTAAAGTAATATTTGCTTTAATAGCACTAAGAGGGATATACTCTTGCTTTAATGCTTTTGCCATCGCCTTATCTGGATCAAGCTCACCATGTTGCAAAAGTGTGGAGTCGATAATCTCAACTTTTGTTTTTTGTTCTATTCTTTTTAGTCTCTCCAGCTCTGTAAAATTTGATTGTATTTTTATCGTTTTTTGTAGCTTGTCATCAAATATCGTTTTATTGTTAAAAATCTTTTTATTCTCCTGATAGAGTTTGTTTTTTTGCTCTCTAATCCCTTTGAGATCTTGGTAGAGTTCACTTTTTTTCTCTTGTAAATCTACAGACTTTGTTGCATTTTCTATAATGGAATTTCTAAGCTCCTCATATTTTTCTAAATCAATAATATAGTTGTTGTTGCCCAAAGGAGTTGCTATACCTTTTGCTGCAAGAGACTTTAATCTTCCCTCAACTCTTTTTCTCCAATAATCTTTATTTTTTTTACTCATTTTGCTTTTTCTGAGATCATGCTCAAAAACGCTTCCACCCAAAGTTACCTGTCTTTTTATTTACATGTTTTAAAATAAACTCATCTGCTTTTTGAGTACCTGTGTAGTTTCCTTTTTTGTATTTTTCATCTATTGACTTTGTGCGTTTTTTGTTTTGTTCAATGACTGCCTCTTTCTCTTTCTCATCTTTGGTATATTTGAGTTCAATGGCATCTAATGTATTCATCCATTTTTTACCTTTTGCACCTTTTTGAATTGCTTTTTTTGAACCCATATAAACTATGTGTATATGTTTGTTTGTTCCATCTTCGTTTTGATGGATTGCAACTAAATAGTCTAGTTTTTTCTCCTGCTTGTTTACTTCTGGCATCTACAATATCTTGTGCCATTTTATGCATCTCTTCTTCTGTTAAATTATCGGTTTGAGGATTATAAATTCTTACATCGTTTGCTTCAAACATCTTAGTCATTTTGTAAGCTGTTTTGTTGTCTATTTTTTTACCCTCTGCATTATATAAATGCCTGATTTGCATATCATCTGCTTTGCCATTTCCTTTTTCAAGATACTCCAAAGTTTTTGCGATATTAGTTGATCGCTGCGTTTTTTCAATCATCCTTTCTCTCCTCTTTTTGAGGAGTAATATTTTGATCTATTTTTTCATCTGTGTAATGCTTTTGCAATAGTGCAACACTATTTCTCCAAGCAATATTTTTTGCTTTAATAGCATCTTCTTTGTTTCCAATATTTACACCATGGAATATAGTAATCTGTTCTCGTGCCGCAATGGTATAGAGTGTATTTTTTGCCAATAGTGAGTTGTATCTATGCAACTCTTTTGTAAGTAAGTTTTCTATATTTTCAAGCCGTTTATCCATAGCTGAGAGATGATCGCTAAACATCCCATTGATATACTTTGTAAGTGCATCTCGTATCACTTCACTTTTTGTTGTTTTGTTGATCCTTGCAAGCTCTTCTATTGCAAAATGGATACTATCATCCACTAAAATATTGATATGTGCCATCTATTACCTCCTAAACACCTATTTATCTATATTCATAAAAAGGTGTAATATAAAAAAAGAGAGGTGATAATATGCATCTATCCCCAAATCTGCAAGATTTGACCCGCCCCATACTATGTGGCTGACTTGCAAGATAAAAAAGTTCGCTTTTTTATCTGCTCTTCGTCGTGCTTCGCACTCCGCTCTTTGGTTCTTAGGAGAAAAGTCGTTCTGAGATTTTTTGGTGAAATTATGAATATATATGAAACCAAAATATAAGGAGTTATTGCTATGGCAATTATAGATAATGTACTCAAGAAGTACATGACAAAGACATCTACAAAGAGATGTAATGTGAGTATTAAGTTGGATGCAAATTTGTGTGATAATTTAACCATAATTTGTACCACACTTGGTATTACAAAAAGTAAGTTAATCGCAGATATTGTTGAGGCATCTGGAGTCTCTAAAAAAGCTCAAGATTTGAAATCAAAATCAGATACAAGAGAGAAAAGTATTAAGGAGAGTGATTATGTCTCGTAAAGCTTTGCATGATGATTGGATATTTCGTGCATCAGAAAATATAACAACAAACCTTAAAATGGAGTACAAGGCATATCTACTTTATGCTTTAATTATAGGCTCACCTTTAATCCTCTCAATGATAGCATATTTTACTCTAAAATATATGACATACAGAGAGTTGATTATGCAACGCATCGCAGTGCAAAATTTCAACTGGATTGATGGTTCTTTTTTAGTCTATTTCGCAGTTGGAATTGCACTTACTTATGTAATGCAACTTGTCTTTGGAAGAAAAATCTATAACTATGCACTTGAGGAAAATAAACGCATCCTCAGTGATGAGTATGTAAGAGGTGCAAAGTTTGTATGTATTGATGAGTTTAATCATCAATTTGCAGATACAGCAGATGATGAGATGATAAAAATACAAATCGTTGAAGAAAAATGTGACAGAGAGTTCTAAACTCTCTCCCTAAAAACCAAAAAAAGGATAACTATGAAAACAACATTACAATTTCCAAAAAATGCTACAAAGCAACATATAGGATATATCGGCACTACAGGTGCAGGAAAAACACAAGGTTTGATGCAACTTTTTGATAACTTTGAGGACTCAAAAAAAATTCTCATTGATGTTAAAGGTGATTATACGGCAACACGCAAAAAAGAGGATGATCTCATCTTTTGTCCATATGATAAGCGTACTATTGGATGGAATATCTTTAATGATATAAAGACATACTTAGATATTGACAATATTGTAGCTGCTCTTATACCAGATAATCCAAAGACAACGGACTCTTACTTTGATAATGCGGCACGAAGTGTACTCAAAGGTATTTTTATCTACCTCTCCAAAGAAGAGGGTGTAGATAATGCCAGCTTGTGGGATGTGGTTACTTCACCTGATTTGATTTTACATATCGTAAGAAATGATAAAGAGGCATGCTCATATATGGAGATGCACCTTGGCAAAGAGGAAGAGCTAGATAAACAAGCTAAAAGTGTACTTGGTACAATGCTTGCACATATAGGAGTTACACTTGAAGCACTTTCAAAAATTGATGGCGATTTTTCCTTTAAAGAGTGGACAAAATCAGAGAAAGATAAAAGAAGTATCTTTTTACTTGGTGAAGAGAGTGTTTTAACTTCACTATTGCCACTTTATCGTGTTGCAGTAGAGATTGTTGCAAGTGAGCTATTGTCGATGCCAGATGATACTACAGGCAAGCGTGAACTCTTTTTTTGGCTTGATGAACTTCCAAAGCTTAAAAAAGTAAGCAAAGTTATAGATCTTATGACACTTGCTCGTTCAAAAGGTGGTCGTGTTATCTATTCTATTCAAACACTTAAACAACTTTCAGAAGTATATGGAAAAGAGGGAATGTACACTATTTTAGATACTTCAAACACGCTCTTTATTTTTAGAACGACCGATGCAAATGAGCTTGAAAATATTCTGGGAAAACAAGAAGTCCTGGAGTATTCAGAGTCAAGAACTTGGGGGCCACATGATATGCGTGATGGTGGTAGCCACTCTAAGCAGAAAAAGACAAAACCACTTGTACTGGCATCTGATATTCAAAGACTCGAAAATCTTGAGTTTTATATCAAATCTATTGCTCCTGACATCACAAAAGCAAAATTACAATATATTGGGCGAGAAGAGAGAAATCCTAAGTTTGTACCAAATATTGAACAGATCCAAAAAAGAAGTGTTGATGATGAAGATAGTGAAGCTAATGAAAGTGAAAACAGAGTCTCAGCAGATGATTTTATGGATGATATAAGCTCCCTTTAGTTTAAGGGGAGTAGTATAAAAGGACAAGTGGACTCCCTAAAATGAAATTCAATAAAGAGTTTCAAATATTAATTCCAAATCCAAAAAAAGAGTTCATGGGAGCCCACATCTCCTTTTAATTATCCAAGATGAGCTACATAAGCCACAAAACCCCAAACTAACATTACCTTCCAAAATAACTGATTTGTAAGTAACATTCCAAACATTTCGCCAAATAAAAAGTTTAACATCTCGTACTCCTTAGTTTATATACATATATTATAACTATATCTATATAATAAAATGCTTAAATTAAATATATTTATGCTATATTTATAAAAAGTTTTTTTGGAATAATAATGAGAATATGGAATAAAATATTTAAAGATAGTGAATTAGCAGAACACTTAAAAGTTAGCCTACAGGCAGTACGCCAGTACCCTAAAGATAAACTGGAATTGATGAGACTTGGATTTGCATGTAAAAAACTGGAGATTGATTTTGAAGAGTTGTTGCAGATAGAAAAAGATAAAAACTCTCTCCCTAAACACCATAAAGATATATAAAAACTATCAGATAACACTGATAACCAAGATAACTCCTATTTTAGGGGTACTTAGGGAATAGTGAATATTCAGATTACTCCAGACAACTACCTATCTACCCTTATATGGACTATATTTTGAATAACCATTTTCATATCTATACTTGCCAATAGCAATAATTGTGATAATGAGTGTAAATGTACCTAATATCAAATTAAATATCATTTTATAAATCCTCCAAATTTTATTTCATATACAAACTAAATATAAAAATTATCCAACTGCCAATTAAATACTTCCATAACTTATTTGTTTTATCCTCTAATTCAGTATTTATTTTCCAGCAGTTTTCTTTTGATTTTTCTAAACCTGTAATTGTATTTTTTAAATTATACTTCTCTTCAAACATATTGCTCAACTCGTGTGTAAAATCAACTTCTTCGATTCCATCAATGACATTTTTAATTTTCAAGCTATCAATTTTATCAATAAAAAAGCTATCATCGTTAATATTAAAACCAACATTTCTATACAGCTTGTCTCGTCTCTTAAAGTTCTCTTCATATGCATCTACTGGTGAAAGAAATCCACTTAACGAGTATTCAGGAATATATTGTTTAGCAATTAATAGTAGCTGATTAATAGCTATTGTTCCAACTCCATAAGATCTGTATTGAGGTTGAATCATAATACTATTTTCAAATGTGCAAGCATTATCGAAAGAAGATCTTATTTTCCAAGAATTTCCTTGTCTATTTAAGCTATTTCTTTCACACCTACCACTTGAGTTCACGACAAATAAGTATTTAATTATCATTGAAATATCTATATTTCGATGATTTTCATTCATACTTGCATAATCAACAACAGTATATTCTATTTCTAATGAAAAATATAATCTTTCTCCCTCTTTCCTTTTAGAAGAATAATATTTTTTCTCTTTAAAACTTTTTACTTTTTCCATTATATAATCTATCCAAGTATTTCTAATACTTTTTTCAACTCCTCTTTTGATTTGTTTGGAAATAATTTCTCTAATTCTTCTAATTTATCTTGCTCATTTTGCTTGGCAACTGGTTTTTCATCAAATATATCATCCAACATTTCATCTAAAGTATCACCAAAAACTTTATAGAATAATTGACCATAAACAGCATCCGTTATAGTTTTATTTTGCTTGTGCCCTAAAATTGCTCCAGCAATTACATTATCAGTTATTCTCATCTTATTTTTTAAATAAACAACTATACAATTTCTAATTTGATGCTTAACTATTGAAGTATTAAGTTTCTTCCAGTGATCATGTAGAGTACTTGCACTATAAGGTTTACTTTTGTCTTTTTCTTGAGTAAATACATATCCATTCTCCTTAATACCAATACTCTCAAGCATCTCTTTAAGTCTATGAGAAAGCTTATATGTCATGTCTTTATTTGCTTTGTTTTTTTCTTTTGGAATTAAGTATGTATTATTTTTAAAATCAATCTCATGCCACTCAAGGGTTAAAACTTCATTTAATCTTCTGCCATGCATCAAAAACATAAAGATTTCTCTTGCAGGTGTAATCCTGTACGATTTTAATTTTTTAAAAAGGAGTTTAATCTCTTCAAGCTCCAAATCTAAACCTCTCTGATTATTTAATGGAGACAGATCTCTTTGAAGAGCGGGAGATGATATTTCATTACCAAACTTTTTAGCTTTCATATTAAAATACTTAAACACAGGATTAGTAAATTGATATACTTTTCTTGATGTTCTTTCTGATCTTCCTGCCTTCTTAATATTTATAACAGCATTTTGAATATCTTCCTCGTCAATCTCTCCTATGGGCTTATTTAAAATAGACTGTAGCCATTTATTATGAAAACTCTCTCTTTCTTTATAATCAAATTCCCCTTTATCGTCTCTATGTTTATATTGATCTATCTTATACTGGATATATTTTTCAAAAACATCTTTATATAACATTGTTTTTGAAAATTCTTCTTGATTTATTTTGTAAGAAGATAAATTATCCATCATCTGTTCATATTTTTTAGCTGCTTTTTTGACAGCATTGAGTAATGTTTCTGAGGGTGAAAAATCTAATGTTTTCTTTTTTGGTAAAATCTTACCATTAATCATTTTACTAGCTCTTACTTGTATTTTATAAGGCTTAGTAAAAGTTATATTTGAATTAATTATTTTATTGTTTTTTATTTTACTTGATGGTATCTGCCCATCATTTTTATAGTATAATCCGCTTGTATTAACTTTTTTAAGATCAAACCTCAAGAACATATCGCAACTCCATAAAAGTACATAACTTGGTACACAACTAACTATATTTTGGTGTGTTTATTATATCTAACTATACCTAATATGCTTGTATGACATGCCCTTGTTTACTTTAGTCATGTACAATTATGACCACAATAACTAAAATGGTATCTGGATTCAAAATCCGCCGCCTCACGGCTTAGGGGTTCAAATCCCCTCTCTGGTACCACTTTTTACAGTTGTTAGTTCTCAAAATGAGAGATACTTATGTTATTTCTAAAAATCATTCTTCTACTCATCTCTTTTTCAACTATTTTCGCTGCCAACACTCTTCAAAGCAATTATTTTATAAAAAATGACTTTATTATGCTTTCAGATATTGTATCTGTAAATAAAGAAAATGATAGAAAACTTTTTGATATAGATAAAAACAGACATTCAAAACGCATACAAAAAAAAGAACTGTTAAAAATACTTCACAAAAACGGTTTTGACAATTTTACTTCAAAACACAGTTACATACAGTTCACAAAAAGAAGCCCTATCGATACAACATTTATAAAAAACAGTATAAAAAAACACTATACAAAAAAATATAAAAATATAAAAATATCTGAAATAACGCTCTTTCCCACACATTATATGGAAGAACTTCCAAAACGCTACACTGTTCATTTTAACACAAAAGCACACTTGTCCAACAAGGGCATTTTATATATAAAAACAGATAATAATAAAAAAATATTTTTTAAATATAAAATTTTAGCCACTGTTTCCATTTTGTTTGCCAGAAAAAACATCAAAAAAGATAATGAACTCACCAATGTAAATACACAAAAAAAGAGTATAATACTAGATAAATTCAAAGCAATGCCCTTACAGGGTTTACATGTAAAGCACTACCAGAGTAAGCACAACATCAAAGCAGATGATGTTATAACAAAAAGAGATGTTGTTGGTTTGTTTTTAGTCAAACGCGGCTCGAGTGTCAGTGTTAATTTTAACAACAATGCAATACATATCTATTTTTCTGCAAAAGCACTTCAAAACGGAAGACTTGGAGACACTGTCAGTGTCATAAAGAGAAATGGGAAAAAAATAAGAGTTGTTATAACCGGAAAGAACAAAGCAGAGGTACAATGAAAAAAAGAAAAATAGTAGTTGCAAGCAGTGGGGCCAGTGGTGTGAATCTTGGTCTGAAAATCATTCAACTTCTTCCTGAATCTGTTGAAAAACATTTTATCATGACAGAAAACTCAGAAAAAGTACTTGTACATGAAATGAGTAATGTGACTGCCCATAACAATAAAAACATTGCAGCCTCTGTTGCATCCGGCTCTTTTGGGGTTGATGCTATGATTATCGCACCGTGTTCTATGAATACGCTGGCAAAAATAGCCTGTGGAATTTCGGACAACTTGATTACACGATGTGCTGCAGTTGTTATTAAGGAGCAAAAAAAGCTTATTTTAGCACCAAGAGAGATGCCTTTTTCGGCTATTAATTTAGAAAATATGCATAAACTTGCGAGTCTGGGCATTATTATTGCACCGCCCGTCATGGCATATTATTCAAAGCAGCAGACACTTGATGAAATGGAGAATTTTCTCATTGGCAAGTGGTTTGATTTGCTAAACATTGAAAACAGTTTATATAAAAGGTGGCAAATTGAAGAGTCGTAACATCGCTTTATACCCAGGAACATTTGATCCCATAACAAATGGGCATTTTGATATTATCGAACGTGCAAAAAATTTATTTGATGAAGTTATTGTAGCTGTTGCAGAGTCAAAAGATAAAACCCCAATGTTTCCTCTAGAACAAAGAATAAAAATGGTTGAAATAGCTGTTAAAGATATCAAAGGTGTCCGTGTTGCAGGCTTTGACAATCTTACTATAGATCTGGCACATGAGCATGATGCAAGGGTGCTTATACGAGGGCTTCGTGCTGTAAGTGACTTTGAGTATGAGTTGCAACTCGGCTATCTCAATAACTCTCTTGATGAAAACATAGAAACAGTCTATTTGATGCCAAAACTCAAGCATGCTTTTATTAGTTCTTCTATTGTTAGAAACCTTTTGAAGTTTAACGGAAAAACGGAGCACCTTTTACCAAAAGAAGTACAGCAGATCATTGGGAGTCTGCGCTGATGTATATTGCAATAGAGGGTATTGATACAGCTGGAAAAAGTACACAAATAGAAGCACTGAAAAAGCATTTTCCTGACGCAGTCATCACAAAAGAACCCGGTGGAACCACCATAGGGCAAGAAATTCGCAAACTTGTTTTAAGTGCAAAAACACAAAGCAAAAGAGCAGAGTTTCTTCTTTTTCTTGCAGACAGGGCTGAGCATATAAAAGAGGTGATAGAACCAAACCTACACAAAATGATTATTTCAGACAGAAGTGCTGTAAGTGGTGTCGCCTATGCGCTCACCCAGGGAAATATCAGTAAAAAAGATTTGATCAGTCTGAATGATTTCGCAACAAAAAAAATATATCCTCAGACAATCTATTTGCTGCGTCTGACAAAGCAGGAACTCGAACATAGACTTTCGCAAAAAGAGCTTGATGGTATTGAGCTTAGAGGCAGTGAATACTTGTTAGAGATTCAAGAGAGTATCAAAGAAGCAAGTCTTCTTCTGGGTGTGCCATTGATTGAAATTGATGCCACAAAAAACAGAGATGAAATCACAAAAGAAATATTAAATAATATTAAAAATGAAACAATGCTAAAAGGATAAAGAATTATGATTAAATCACTAAGAGGTATGAATGATATACTTGATGAAAACGAATCAAAACGATTTACTTATTTTTTGGATGTGGCACAAAACATTGCCAGAAGATATGGTTTTCACTATATAGAAACACCACTGTTAGAAGAGACGGCGCTTTTTAAACGCAGTGTCGGAGAGAGTAGTGACATTGTCGGTAAAGAGATGTACCAGTTTATTGATAAGGGAAACAATGATGTATGTTTGCGTCCTGAAGGAACAGCTGGTGTTGTGCGAGCTTTTATCCAAAAAAAATTAGACAAAGCAGGCGGAATCCACAGGTTTTTTTATCATGGTCCTATGTTTCGTTATGAAAGGCCACAAAAAGGACGCTTAAGAGAGTTCCATCAGTTTGGCGTTGAAAGTTTCGGTATTGAGAGTGTGTATGAAGATGCAAATATGATCATGATGGTCAGTGATATACTCAAAGAACTTGGTATCGGCTATAGGTTACAAATTAATTCACTTGGGGACAACAACTGCATGCCTCAGTACCGTGACACCCTTGTCTCTTATATAGAAAGTATTGAAGATGAAATTTGTGAAGACTGTAAACGAAGAAAAAGTACGAATCCCATCCGTGTTCTTGACTGTAAAAATGAAAAGTGTCAATCTTTATACGAAAATGCTCCAAAACTTTTACATTCACTATGCGAAAGCTGTGATAATGACTTTGAAAAACTGAAAAAAATACTTGATGCAAATGACATCAGCTATGAAGTAGATACGAATCTTGTACGAGGACTTGACTACTACTCCAAAACCGCTTTTGAATTTGTCAGTGACAATATAGGCAGTCAGAGTGCTATTGCCGGTGGTGGAAGATATGACAGACTTGTAGAATTTTTAGATGGTCGCCCTACTCCTGCTGTAGGTTTTGCGATGGGCATTGAAAGACTGTTGGAACTTATACAGATGCCACAGGAATCAAGAGAAGGATATTATCTCGGTGCTATGGATGAAGAAGCTGTAGATACAATAATCACACTAACGCATAAAAAAAGAGCGACAGACAAAGCCGTTTGTGAGTACAAAGCAAAAAACCTCAAAAACCATCTCAAAGGTGCCGATAAAATGAATGCAAAATACTGCTGCGTTATCGGTACAAACGAAATGAGTGAGGGAATAATTTGGGTTAAAGATTTGGAAAAGAAAACTGAAAAGACAATTTTTCTCAAAGATTTCTAGATGGAATGGGTTCATGGTTTATGGCACTTTTTAGATGAATTTGTAGAATATTTTGCCGCACTCATTATAATAGCAATCATTGCTCTTTACATATACGACAGATATGTGCAAAGACAGCATGCTCTGCTTATAAACTACCCGATTATAGGAAGATTTCGTTATTTTTTTGAGGCTCTCCGTGAACCACTGCGTCAATATTTTGCAGAAGAATCTTTTTATGACT
Encoded proteins:
- a CDS encoding tyrosine-type recombinase/integrase: MFLRFDLKKVNTSGLYYKNDGQIPSSKIKNNKIINSNITFTKPYKIQVRASKMINGKILPKKKTLDFSPSETLLNAVKKAAKKYEQMMDNLSSYKINQEEFSKTMLYKDVFEKYIQYKIDQYKHRDDKGEFDYKERESFHNKWLQSILNKPIGEIDEEDIQNAVINIKKAGRSERTSRKVYQFTNPVFKYFNMKAKKFGNEISSPALQRDLSPLNNQRGLDLELEEIKLLFKKLKSYRITPAREIFMFLMHGRRLNEVLTLEWHEIDFKNNTYLIPKEKNKANKDMTYKLSHRLKEMLESIGIKENGYVFTQEKDKSKPYSASTLHDHWKKLNTSIVKHQIRNCIVVYLKNKMRITDNVIAGAILGHKQNKTITDAVYGQLFYKVFGDTLDEMLDDIFDEKPVAKQNEQDKLEELEKLFPNKSKEELKKVLEILG
- the flgA gene encoding flagellar basal body P-ring formation chaperone FlgA encodes the protein MLFLKIILLLISFSTIFAANTLQSNYFIKNDFIMLSDIVSVNKENDRKLFDIDKNRHSKRIQKKELLKILHKNGFDNFTSKHSYIQFTKRSPIDTTFIKNSIKKHYTKKYKNIKISEITLFPTHYMEELPKRYTVHFNTKAHLSNKGILYIKTDNNKKIFFKYKILATVSILFARKNIKKDNELTNVNTQKKSIILDKFKAMPLQGLHVKHYQSKHNIKADDVITKRDVVGLFLVKRGSSVSVNFNNNAIHIYFSAKALQNGRLGDTVSVIKRNGKKIRVVITGKNKAEVQ
- a CDS encoding UbiX family flavin prenyltransferase — its product is MKKRKIVVASSGASGVNLGLKIIQLLPESVEKHFIMTENSEKVLVHEMSNVTAHNNKNIAASVASGSFGVDAMIIAPCSMNTLAKIACGISDNLITRCAAVVIKEQKKLILAPREMPFSAINLENMHKLASLGIIIAPPVMAYYSKQQTLDEMENFLIGKWFDLLNIENSLYKRWQIEES
- the coaD gene encoding pantetheine-phosphate adenylyltransferase, which produces MKSRNIALYPGTFDPITNGHFDIIERAKNLFDEVIVAVAESKDKTPMFPLEQRIKMVEIAVKDIKGVRVAGFDNLTIDLAHEHDARVLIRGLRAVSDFEYELQLGYLNNSLDENIETVYLMPKLKHAFISSSIVRNLLKFNGKTEHLLPKEVQQIIGSLR
- the hisS gene encoding histidine--tRNA ligase codes for the protein MIKSLRGMNDILDENESKRFTYFLDVAQNIARRYGFHYIETPLLEETALFKRSVGESSDIVGKEMYQFIDKGNNDVCLRPEGTAGVVRAFIQKKLDKAGGIHRFFYHGPMFRYERPQKGRLREFHQFGVESFGIESVYEDANMIMMVSDILKELGIGYRLQINSLGDNNCMPQYRDTLVSYIESIEDEICEDCKRRKSTNPIRVLDCKNEKCQSLYENAPKLLHSLCESCDNDFEKLKKILDANDISYEVDTNLVRGLDYYSKTAFEFVSDNIGSQSAIAGGGRYDRLVEFLDGRPTPAVGFAMGIERLLELIQMPQESREGYYLGAMDEEAVDTIITLTHKKRATDKAVCEYKAKNLKNHLKGADKMNAKYCCVIGTNEMSEGIIWVKDLEKKTEKTIFLKDF
- the tmk gene encoding dTMP kinase, with protein sequence MYIAIEGIDTAGKSTQIEALKKHFPDAVITKEPGGTTIGQEIRKLVLSAKTQSKRAEFLLFLADRAEHIKEVIEPNLHKMIISDRSAVSGVAYALTQGNISKKDLISLNDFATKKIYPQTIYLLRLTKQELEHRLSQKELDGIELRGSEYLLEIQESIKEASLLLGVPLIEIDATKNRDEITKEILNNIKNETMLKG
- a CDS encoding type IV secretion system DNA-binding domain-containing protein produces the protein MKTTLQFPKNATKQHIGYIGTTGAGKTQGLMQLFDNFEDSKKILIDVKGDYTATRKKEDDLIFCPYDKRTIGWNIFNDIKTYLDIDNIVAALIPDNPKTTDSYFDNAARSVLKGIFIYLSKEEGVDNASLWDVVTSPDLILHIVRNDKEACSYMEMHLGKEEELDKQAKSVLGTMLAHIGVTLEALSKIDGDFSFKEWTKSEKDKRSIFLLGEESVLTSLLPLYRVAVEIVASELLSMPDDTTGKRELFFWLDELPKLKKVSKVIDLMTLARSKGGRVIYSIQTLKQLSEVYGKEGMYTILDTSNTLFIFRTTDANELENILGKQEVLEYSESRTWGPHDMRDGGSHSKQKKTKPLVLASDIQRLENLEFYIKSIAPDITKAKLQYIGREERNPKFVPNIEQIQKRSVDDEDSEANESENRVSADDFMDDISSL